Proteins encoded in a region of the Globicephala melas chromosome 1, mGloMel1.2, whole genome shotgun sequence genome:
- the LRRC39 gene encoding leucine-rich repeat-containing protein 39, whose amino-acid sequence MSDNVVCTGAVNAVKEVWEKRIKKYNEDLKREKEFQQKLVRIWEERVSLTKLREKVTREDGRVILKIENEEWKTLPSSLLKLNQLQEWQLHRTGLVKIPEFIGRFQNLIVLDLSRNTISDIPRGIGLLTRLQELILSYNKIKTVPKELSNCARLEKLELAVNRDICDLPQELSNLLKLTHLDLSMNHFTTIPPAVLNMPALEWLDMGSNRLEQLPDTVERMQSLHTLWLQRNKITCLPETISNMKNLGTLVLSNNKLKDIPVCMEEMTNLRFVNFRDNPLKLEVTLPPGENIDEEEERELFGLQFMHTYIQESRRAGNQVNCSTTLPNSINADG is encoded by the exons ATGTCAGACAATGTGGTTTGTACTGGGGCTGTCAATGCTGTAAAGGAAGTTtgggagaaaagaataaagaaatacaaTGAAGACCTGAAGCGAGAGAAGGAATTTCAACAAAA GCTAGTGCGAATCTGGGAAGAACGAGTGAGCTTAACCAAGCTAAGAGAAAAGGTCACCAGGGAAGATGGAAGGGTCATTTTGAAGATAGAAAATGAGGAATGGAAG ACCCTCCCTTCTTCTCTACTAAAACTAAATCAGCTACAGGAATGGCAACTTCATAGAACTGGCTTGGTGAAAATTCCTGAGTTCATTGGAAGATTCCAGAACCTTATAGTGTTAGATTTATCTCGAAACACAATTTCAGACATACCTCGAGGAATTG GACTGCTCACTAGACTTCAGGAACTGATTCTTAGTTACAACAAAATCAAAACTGTCCCCAAGGAACTAAGTAACTGTGCCAGACTGGAGAAACTTGAACTTGCTGTTAACAGAGATATATGTGATCTTCCACAAGAG CTCAGCAACTTGTTAAAGCTTACTCACCTTGATCTGAGTATGAACCACTTTACTACAATCCCTCCTGCTGTGTTGAACATGCCTGCCCTTGAGTGGCTTGATATGGGAAGCAACAGACTTGAACAACTTCCTGATACTGTAGAAAG AATGCAAAGTCTACACACATTATGGCTCCAACGGAATAAAATAACATGCTTGCCAGAAACAATCAGCAATATGAAAAATCTGGGTACTCTTGTTCTCAGCAACAATAAACTGAAAGATATTCCAGTGTGCATGGAAGAGATGACCAATCTAAG GTTTGTGAACTTCCGAGACAACCCACTGAAATTGGAAGTAACACTTCCTCCTGGAGAAAACATagatgaggaagaggaaagggaattATTCGGCCTTCAGTTTATGCACACGTACATACAGGAGTCACGGAGAGCAG GTAACCAAGTCAACTGCtctactactttaccaaactctATAAATGCTGATGGATAA